A window of Streptomyces puniciscabiei contains these coding sequences:
- a CDS encoding sigma-70 family RNA polymerase sigma factor, with protein sequence MVMEVFRGPFREHMAFMESRIGLYEAIARLPERQFDVVLLHYILGYDFGKTAKLMGIRQATVRSLCRHAKERLALDLGLSVE encoded by the coding sequence ATGGTCATGGAAGTCTTTCGAGGGCCGTTCCGTGAGCACATGGCATTCATGGAGAGCAGAATTGGCCTCTACGAGGCCATTGCCCGCTTGCCCGAACGACAGTTCGACGTTGTGCTCCTCCACTACATCCTTGGCTACGACTTCGGGAAGACAGCGAAGCTCATGGGCATCCGGCAGGCCACCGTGCGGTCACTATGCAGGCACGCAAAGGAGCGGCTGGCGTTGGATCTCGGCTTGTCGGTCGAATAG
- a CDS encoding SIR2 family protein, with the protein MEPHVMLAFALRATPGGYAVLLGAGVSLAAGLPSAWDVQKELIEQIAAAEAAGEIGDPFAWYQDRFGKPATYDDLLATLTATQMERQALLRGYFEPDDADREQGKKKPTAAHHAVARLASAGLVRIVLTTNFDRLIETALSEAGIEPTVVAHPDDITGLAPLHTINCLVVHVHGDYLNPTSMLNTADELDHYQPQVDKLLDRIFDDYGLIIAGWSAQWDLALRNALARCTTRRFASYWADPGILKPEAKNLLNLRAGTFVQADADAFFGQVADATQALADVERRHPTSVAVAVATAKRSLAGSHTAISLHDTIRREFQRVAALPVNTSGPWDGFTDANAEHTRRVEILRAESELLLALVATAAYWGNNTTDRWWIRSIEELATPVSSGGNTALLQLKRAPATMVTYAAGIAALAAERWTPLAQVLTQPMTHNPYNNEVLPVAVALGPAVFGMNDTARGLYEQLRSVFTDHLALSESAYQEAWERFDYLRLFTQTHAKLSVDYIPYTRRSGMLGAYTVAPMEWLDKAIAEAHPLLQAAFPELEPDQMCSLKHQLDDQLNQLLSQAFWTAGGRR; encoded by the coding sequence GTGGAACCCCACGTGATGCTCGCGTTCGCCCTGCGCGCGACCCCAGGTGGTTACGCCGTCCTGCTCGGTGCCGGTGTTTCCCTCGCTGCGGGGCTGCCGTCGGCCTGGGATGTCCAGAAGGAGCTGATCGAGCAGATTGCGGCCGCAGAGGCCGCCGGGGAGATCGGGGATCCCTTCGCCTGGTACCAAGACCGCTTTGGTAAGCCAGCCACCTACGACGACCTCCTGGCCACGCTGACGGCCACCCAAATGGAGCGTCAGGCGCTGCTGCGCGGATACTTTGAGCCTGATGACGCGGATCGGGAGCAGGGGAAGAAGAAGCCGACCGCCGCCCACCACGCGGTGGCCCGCCTCGCTTCCGCAGGACTTGTTCGGATCGTCCTCACCACCAACTTCGACCGACTGATCGAGACTGCGTTGAGCGAGGCCGGCATCGAGCCCACGGTGGTTGCCCACCCGGACGACATCACCGGCCTGGCTCCGCTCCACACCATCAACTGCCTGGTCGTGCATGTCCACGGCGACTACCTGAACCCGACCAGCATGCTCAACACCGCCGACGAGCTGGACCACTACCAACCGCAGGTCGACAAACTCCTCGACCGGATCTTCGACGACTACGGCCTGATCATCGCTGGCTGGTCCGCCCAATGGGACCTGGCCCTGCGCAACGCCCTGGCCAGGTGCACCACCCGCCGCTTCGCCAGCTACTGGGCCGACCCCGGCATCCTCAAGCCGGAAGCAAAGAATCTCCTCAACCTCCGCGCTGGCACCTTCGTGCAGGCCGACGCCGACGCCTTCTTCGGCCAGGTCGCCGACGCCACCCAGGCGCTCGCCGACGTGGAACGCCGGCACCCCACCAGCGTCGCTGTGGCCGTGGCCACCGCGAAACGCTCGCTTGCCGGAAGCCACACCGCGATCTCCTTGCACGACACCATCCGCAGGGAATTCCAGCGCGTCGCCGCCCTCCCGGTGAACACCAGCGGCCCGTGGGACGGCTTCACGGACGCCAACGCGGAACACACCCGACGTGTGGAGATCCTTCGGGCGGAATCGGAACTGCTGTTGGCCTTGGTCGCCACCGCCGCCTACTGGGGCAACAACACGACCGACCGATGGTGGATCCGCAGCATCGAGGAACTCGCCACACCCGTCAGCTCAGGCGGGAACACGGCACTCCTGCAGTTGAAGCGTGCCCCCGCCACGATGGTCACCTACGCCGCCGGCATCGCGGCTCTGGCAGCGGAGCGCTGGACGCCCCTGGCGCAGGTCCTCACCCAGCCGATGACACACAACCCGTACAACAACGAGGTTCTACCCGTGGCCGTAGCGCTCGGGCCTGCCGTCTTCGGGATGAACGATACGGCGCGGGGCCTCTACGAGCAGCTCCGTTCGGTCTTCACCGACCACCTCGCGCTCAGCGAGAGCGCATACCAGGAAGCCTGGGAACGCTTCGACTACCTGCGCCTTTTCACCCAGACTCACGCGAAGCTCAGCGTGGACTACATTCCGTACACGCGCCGCAGTGGCATGCTCGGCGCCTACACGGTCGCCCCGATGGAGTGGCTCGACAAGGCGATCGCAGAGGCCCACCCGCTCCTCCAAGCCGCGTTCCCTGAGCTGGAGCCCGATCAGATGTGCTCTCTCAAGCATCAACTCGATGACCAACTCAATCAGCTGCTCAGCCAGGCATTCTGGACGGCAGGGGGGAGGCGGTAG
- a CDS encoding DUF6300 family protein, which translates to MLTPGGKTIHPERDEDEQPTRLCSRCGTELLLHWHGPLMTGVWMELCPARSPAARAFIQWHRDPDRDPKALPKLFEDWETENMHAHGWFRAPQLPSPPAHLRLVPRGQG; encoded by the coding sequence TTGCTGACTCCCGGCGGTAAAACCATCCACCCCGAGCGGGATGAAGACGAGCAGCCGACCCGGCTCTGCTCCCGCTGCGGCACAGAGCTCCTGCTGCACTGGCACGGCCCGCTGATGACCGGCGTGTGGATGGAACTCTGCCCGGCCCGCAGCCCCGCCGCCCGCGCGTTCATCCAGTGGCACCGAGACCCGGACCGCGACCCGAAGGCGCTGCCTAAGCTCTTCGAGGACTGGGAGACCGAGAACATGCACGCCCACGGCTGGTTCCGCGCCCCGCAGCTGCCCAGCCCACCGGCTCACCTGCGCTTGGTACCGCGCGGACAGGGCTGA
- a CDS encoding tetratricopeptide repeat protein: MADENGNVSNAIIGGVFFHQVLQGRDITLVLPPKVTPAFSGLPAPSPTFIGRDVHVEELLHALAPREEQQAVPQPSRIAVAGLAGVGKTELVVQVAARALREPDWFPGGVLFVDLLGYDPEHLLSPERALDGFLRAVGISGEHIPDSLQDLQRLYRSVLAAFAREGRRILVVVDNASSADQVAPLLPADGMTAVLVTSRHTLDIGARLHDLDVLDTNASIALLHQALLQARGPADARVQDAPDAAAAIADLCAGLPLALRIAAALLSDAPTRPLASLAQALRTEHSRLDRLRREDRAVRAAFDLSYQRLSDVSARLFRLCPLNAGPDLSTESAAALADMDDYTAEEILQDLNRAHLIETSGSAWGRWRMHDLVRLYATDHLKQEGREKQIAALSRLLERYRIMASAASSHLAPDTGSPPSPLFTNRETALEWLEHERANLVGTVTTAHETGAAATAASLAFSLAAFLEQRRCFADWTAVTATALAILQQAGDHQSAARAMTNLGIAQRELRQFDTAVLLLQTAADAFAEAGDRRARAIALDALGVARREMRQYDESIDAHTETAAIFQDLQDLGGQARALNNLGSAWREMHQPGEAIPVLRQALSIMRTTGDHRGEATALVNLGAALRESGQFDEAIALYGGAIPRLRETHDRHGEALALHNRGDALQHIERFSEAIEDHRQAAEIFQRAKENRPLAKALASLAGAYSGDEQHTAAAKISAQAVEIQRQLLHADPTVNAPELARTLCLAAWVRRNGQHDLATALTMTEEGIAIYCDLGAKASPVLSAHFRMALGLQADILDLLGRHQQADTIRRKGLPPDRSS; encoded by the coding sequence ATGGCCGACGAGAACGGGAATGTGTCCAACGCAATCATCGGCGGAGTGTTCTTCCACCAGGTGCTCCAGGGCCGCGACATTACCCTGGTGCTGCCCCCAAAGGTCACGCCAGCGTTCTCCGGTCTCCCCGCCCCCTCTCCCACGTTCATCGGACGCGACGTACACGTAGAGGAGCTGCTTCACGCACTGGCCCCCCGCGAGGAGCAGCAGGCGGTGCCGCAGCCGTCACGGATAGCGGTGGCGGGCCTGGCAGGGGTCGGCAAGACCGAGCTGGTCGTCCAGGTCGCCGCACGCGCCCTGCGCGAGCCGGACTGGTTCCCCGGCGGAGTGCTGTTCGTCGACCTACTCGGTTACGATCCCGAACACCTACTCTCCCCCGAACGGGCTCTGGACGGGTTTCTGCGCGCTGTCGGCATTTCCGGCGAACACATCCCCGACAGCCTGCAGGACCTGCAACGGCTGTACCGCAGTGTGCTGGCTGCCTTCGCCCGCGAGGGTCGGCGGATCCTGGTGGTCGTCGACAACGCCTCCAGTGCCGACCAGGTAGCTCCGCTGCTGCCCGCCGACGGGATGACCGCTGTCCTGGTCACATCCCGCCACACCCTTGACATCGGCGCCCGCTTGCACGACCTGGACGTCCTCGACACCAATGCGTCCATCGCCTTGCTGCATCAGGCCCTCCTGCAGGCCCGCGGACCCGCCGACGCCCGCGTCCAGGACGCCCCGGACGCAGCCGCAGCCATCGCCGATCTGTGCGCGGGCCTGCCCCTGGCCCTGCGTATCGCCGCGGCCCTGCTCTCCGACGCCCCCACCCGCCCACTGGCCTCCCTGGCCCAAGCCCTCCGGACAGAGCACTCCCGGCTGGACCGGCTACGCCGCGAGGACCGCGCGGTGCGCGCTGCCTTCGACCTGTCCTACCAGCGCCTCAGCGACGTTTCGGCACGCCTGTTCCGCCTGTGCCCTCTCAACGCCGGTCCCGACCTGTCGACAGAGAGCGCCGCTGCTCTCGCCGACATGGATGACTACACGGCCGAGGAAATCCTCCAGGATCTGAACCGCGCGCACCTGATCGAGACCTCGGGGTCCGCATGGGGGCGATGGCGCATGCATGACCTGGTCCGCCTCTACGCCACTGACCATCTCAAGCAAGAGGGCCGCGAGAAGCAGATCGCGGCCCTCTCCCGGCTACTTGAGCGCTACCGAATCATGGCATCCGCCGCCAGCTCGCACCTGGCCCCCGATACCGGCAGTCCGCCTTCCCCGCTCTTCACCAACCGCGAGACGGCGCTGGAGTGGCTGGAGCACGAGCGGGCCAACCTGGTCGGCACTGTCACCACTGCTCACGAGACCGGGGCCGCCGCCACGGCGGCCAGCCTCGCCTTCAGCCTGGCCGCGTTCCTCGAGCAGCGCCGGTGCTTTGCCGACTGGACCGCGGTAACCGCCACCGCGCTGGCCATCCTCCAGCAGGCCGGCGATCACCAAAGTGCAGCCCGGGCCATGACCAACCTCGGCATCGCCCAACGGGAGTTGCGACAGTTCGACACAGCGGTCCTGCTCCTGCAGACGGCTGCTGATGCCTTCGCCGAGGCAGGCGACCGCCGCGCCCGAGCCATAGCGCTGGATGCACTCGGCGTCGCCCGGCGCGAGATGCGGCAGTACGACGAAAGTATCGACGCCCACACCGAAACCGCAGCCATCTTCCAGGACCTCCAGGATCTCGGTGGCCAGGCTCGGGCCCTGAACAATCTCGGCTCGGCCTGGCGGGAAATGCACCAGCCCGGCGAAGCCATCCCCGTCCTGCGCCAGGCTCTCAGCATCATGCGGACCACCGGCGACCACCGCGGCGAGGCCACGGCCTTGGTCAACCTCGGTGCCGCCCTACGGGAATCCGGGCAGTTCGACGAAGCCATCGCCCTGTACGGGGGAGCCATCCCCCGACTCCGCGAGACGCACGACCGGCACGGCGAGGCCCTGGCCCTGCACAACCGCGGCGACGCCCTGCAACACATAGAGAGATTTTCCGAGGCCATCGAGGACCACCGCCAGGCAGCAGAAATCTTCCAGAGGGCCAAGGAAAACCGCCCCCTGGCCAAGGCGCTGGCCAGCCTGGCCGGCGCCTACTCAGGGGACGAGCAGCACACGGCCGCAGCAAAGATCTCCGCTCAGGCAGTGGAGATCCAGCGGCAACTCTTGCACGCCGACCCCACGGTTAACGCACCGGAACTCGCCCGCACTCTGTGCCTGGCCGCCTGGGTCCGGCGCAACGGACAACACGACCTCGCCACCGCGCTGACCATGACGGAAGAGGGCATTGCGATCTACTGCGATCTGGGCGCCAAAGCGTCGCCCGTCCTCAGTGCCCACTTCCGCATGGCACTGGGACTCCAGGCAGACATTCTCGACCTGCTCGGCCGCCACCAGCAGGCCGACACCATCCGCCGCAAGGGCCTGCCTCCAGATAGAAGTTCGTGA
- a CDS encoding YfbM family protein: MGIHCEYVRLSPAELQRSLSDPSWAQEHIDELGDAWAEEDPLPPEKAPYFSIEKSWHKLHYLIAAHGGMPVDVIHGGAELPLEDDMDFGPARYLSPEDVARASGCLATTPFDELARHYDLAAMRSAEIYPLPESETEVPSDLDTLQHRYEELTRFLSAAATAGDGVVLMLV, from the coding sequence ATGGGCATCCACTGCGAGTACGTCCGTCTCTCCCCTGCTGAGCTGCAGCGGTCGTTGAGCGATCCGTCCTGGGCGCAGGAACACATCGACGAGCTGGGTGATGCCTGGGCCGAAGAGGACCCGCTTCCACCCGAGAAGGCGCCCTACTTCAGCATCGAGAAGTCGTGGCACAAGCTGCACTACCTCATTGCCGCCCACGGTGGCATGCCGGTCGATGTCATCCACGGAGGGGCTGAGCTTCCGTTGGAGGACGACATGGACTTCGGCCCCGCCAGGTATTTGAGCCCCGAGGACGTCGCCCGGGCCAGCGGCTGCCTCGCCACCACACCGTTTGACGAGTTGGCCCGACACTACGACTTGGCGGCCATGCGCAGCGCCGAGATCTACCCCCTGCCGGAATCCGAAACCGAGGTCCCCTCGGACCTGGACACCCTGCAGCACCGCTACGAGGAGCTGACCCGGTTCTTGTCCGCTGCCGCCACCGCAGGCGATGGCGTAGTCCTCATGCTGGTCTGA
- a CDS encoding IS5 family transposase (programmed frameshift) yields the protein MTDLVERLVPDELWVLFRRVVPPTEVKRPQGGGRRRAGDRETLAAIIFVATSGCTWRQLPPVFGPAWPTVYRRFAQWSRARVWARLHRVVLDELGARGELDWSRCAIDSVSVRAAKGGHLTGPNPTDRGKSGSKIHLITDRNGLPLSLGISGANMHDSLGLEPLVRGIPPIRSRRGPRRRRPAKLHGDKGYDYDHLRRWLRKRGIRHRIARKGIESSTRLGRHRWVVERTVSWLAGCRRLHRRYERKAEHFLAFVGIAAALICQRRLDR from the exons ATGACGGATCTGGTTGAGCGGTTGGTGCCGGATGAGTTGTGGGTCCTGTTCCGGCGGGTGGTCCCACCGACTGAGGTGAAGCGTCCGCAGGGCGGGGGTCGACGGCGGGCAGGTGACCGAGAGACTCTGGCGGCGATCATCTTTGTAGCCACCTCGGGCTGCACTTGGCGTCAACTGCCGCCCGTGTTCGGTCCGGCCTGGCCCACGGTCTACCGGCGCTTCGCCCAGTGGAGCCGGGCCAGGGTGTGGGCTCGTCTCCACCGGGTCGTCCTCGACGAACTCGGCGCCCGCGGTGAACTGGACTGGTCGCGGTGCGCGATCGACTCTGTCAGTGTCCGGGCGGCAAAAGGGGGCCACT TGACCGGACCGAATCCGACCGACCGCGGCAAGAGCGGATCGAAAATCCACCTGATCACCGACCGGAACGGTCTGCCCCTGTCACTGGGCATCTCCGGCGCCAACATGCACGACAGCCTCGGCCTGGAACCGCTCGTGCGTGGGATACCGCCCATCCGCTCCCGGCGCGGCCCGCGCCGCCGGCGACCGGCCAAGCTCCATGGCGACAAGGGATACGACTACGACCACCTGCGCCGATGGCTCCGCAAGCGAGGCATCCGTCACCGCATCGCGCGCAAGGGCATCGAGTCCTCCACACGGCTGGGCCGCCACCGCTGGGTGGTCGAGAGGACGGTTTCCTGGCTGGCCGGATGCCGCCGCCTGCACCGCCGCTACGAACGCAAGGCCGAGCACTTCCTCGCCTTCGTCGGCATAGCCGCAGCCCTCATCTGCCAACGCCGTCTGGACAGATGA
- a CDS encoding alpha/beta fold hydrolase, translating to MDTDLTKRSALTVDGRILSYVDFGGPGRPLLALHGHMSEGLSYAELAARLAPEWRVIAPDQRGHGESDRAADYSREGYLADLKALMDHLGLDRAALLGHSLGAINAYQFAARHPERVTALINAEGCAELGLDGSNPLAFVLNLPEGSAPNREAFVAQLGPFAPHFEAAVRERPDGTWGLHFHPQDIYDSEDQVHGDHWADWTGSTCPALLVRGAKGGVLPAEQAEQMATRRPGTHLVELGTDHFVYANDPAGFATTVRGFLAAV from the coding sequence ATGGACACCGACCTCACCAAGCGCTCCGCGCTCACCGTCGACGGCCGCATCCTTTCCTACGTGGACTTCGGCGGCCCCGGCCGACCGCTGCTCGCCCTGCACGGGCACATGTCCGAGGGCCTGTCGTACGCCGAGCTCGCCGCTCGTCTCGCCCCGGAGTGGCGGGTCATAGCCCCCGATCAGCGTGGCCACGGTGAGTCCGACCGGGCGGCCGACTACAGCCGGGAGGGCTACCTCGCCGACCTGAAAGCCCTCATGGATCACCTGGGGCTGGACCGGGCGGCCCTCCTCGGCCACTCGCTCGGCGCGATCAACGCCTACCAGTTCGCAGCCCGCCACCCTGAGCGTGTCACCGCGCTGATCAATGCCGAGGGATGCGCCGAACTCGGCCTGGACGGCAGCAATCCGCTGGCGTTCGTCCTGAACCTGCCGGAGGGCAGCGCCCCCAACCGGGAGGCGTTCGTCGCGCAACTCGGCCCATTCGCACCGCACTTCGAGGCAGCCGTCCGCGAGCGGCCGGACGGCACCTGGGGCCTACACTTCCACCCCCAGGACATCTACGACTCGGAGGACCAAGTACACGGCGACCACTGGGCCGACTGGACCGGCTCCACGTGCCCGGCGCTGCTGGTGCGCGGCGCCAAGGGCGGCGTGCTGCCGGCGGAGCAGGCAGAACAGATGGCCACCCGACGCCCCGGCACCCACCTCGTCGAGCTGGGGACCGACCACTTCGTATACGCCAACGACCCGGCCGGCTTCGCGACTACGGTCCGCGGCTTCCTCGCCGCGGTCTGA
- a CDS encoding GNAT family N-acetyltransferase, with protein MSLHITPLTDPAHGPHSRRLAWLASDADANPAGTAFLRLFDGGQEHLAELDLRVHPAERRKGVGSRLLNTAVATARDNARRCVVAQAEAGSPGDHFLAARGFRKVLTLRFTRLPLADVDTAVLAEIIERPHPGYRLMSWQGTVPDDLAQTFAASRRAMDDMPMDDTDYGTVTWDVDRVRAAAKAVEQRGDHLHTVVAIDASNGSIAGFTELVIPGNGAGDGQHYGTGVLPEHRGHGLGRWMKAESIRQAHRDYPDLSGLLTDSADSNTHMRQINDGLGYTPTHTTHQHQLDL; from the coding sequence TTGTCCCTTCACATCACCCCACTGACCGACCCAGCTCACGGCCCGCACAGCCGACGCCTTGCATGGCTGGCGTCCGACGCCGATGCCAACCCTGCCGGGACGGCCTTTCTGCGCCTGTTCGATGGCGGACAAGAGCACCTGGCCGAGCTCGACCTCCGTGTTCATCCCGCAGAGCGCCGCAAGGGCGTCGGCTCCCGGCTCCTCAACACCGCCGTGGCCACCGCCCGGGACAACGCCCGACGCTGCGTTGTCGCGCAGGCAGAAGCCGGATCGCCCGGCGACCACTTCCTGGCAGCACGCGGTTTCCGGAAGGTCCTCACCTTGAGGTTCACCCGCTTGCCACTGGCTGACGTGGATACCGCCGTCCTCGCCGAGATCATCGAGCGTCCGCATCCCGGCTACCGCCTGATGTCATGGCAGGGAACCGTCCCCGACGACCTCGCCCAGACGTTCGCCGCCTCACGCCGCGCCATGGACGACATGCCCATGGACGACACCGACTACGGCACCGTGACCTGGGACGTGGACCGCGTGCGGGCCGCGGCGAAGGCCGTCGAACAGCGCGGCGACCACCTGCACACCGTCGTCGCCATCGACGCCTCCAACGGCTCGATCGCCGGGTTCACCGAACTCGTCATCCCCGGCAACGGCGCAGGTGACGGCCAGCACTACGGCACCGGTGTGCTGCCCGAGCACCGTGGACACGGCCTCGGCCGATGGATGAAGGCCGAGTCGATCCGACAAGCCCATAGGGACTATCCGGACCTCAGCGGCCTCCTGACCGACTCCGCCGACAGCAACACGCACATGAGACAGATCAACGACGGCCTCGGCTACACACCCACGCACACGACACACCAGCATCAGCTCGACCTTTAG